A segment of the Catenuloplanes nepalensis genome:
GCTCTACCAGCGCGCCACCACGCACCTGTCCGTGGTCCGCAGCCGCTCACCCGACCCGATCCTGGTCGCCCGGCTGTCCCGGCTGGTGCTGACCGCGCGCGCCGCGATCACCGGCGGCCGGCGCCTGCGCCTCGCCGACGCCGGCCGGTTCCTCACGCACGGCTTCCCGCGGGCCGTCTACCGCGCCTGGCCGTGGTGGTCCGGCGTGGCCGTGTCGTTCAGCGCGCTCACCGCGTTCCTCATGTTCTGGGTCTCCACCAATCCGGAGAGCGCCGCCGCGTTCATCGGCGAGGAGCGGGCGCGCAGCCTGGTGGAGAGCGAGTTCGCCGGCTACTACACCGAGTTCATGCCGGGCTCGTTCGCGTTCCACCTCTGGACCCACAACGCGTGGCTGGCCGCGCAGTGCCTGGCCTCCGGCGTACTCATCGTCCCGGTGATCTGGCTCCTCTGGCAGAACGCGCTCAACATCGGCGTGGTCGGCGGCGTCATGATCGACCACGGCAGTGCCGACCAGTTCTTCGGCCTGATCACCCCGCACGGCCTGCTCGAACTCACCGGCATCTTCGTCGCCGCGGGCGCCGGCC
Coding sequences within it:
- a CDS encoding stage II sporulation protein M, with product MDLDAYVAEHDGEWRRLEQLSRGRRLTPPEVDELLALYQRATTHLSVVRSRSPDPILVARLSRLVLTARAAITGGRRLRLADAGRFLTHGFPRAVYRAWPWWSGVAVSFSALTAFLMFWVSTNPESAAAFIGEERARSLVESEFAGYYTEFMPGSFAFHLWTHNAWLAAQCLASGVLIVPVIWLLWQNALNIGVVGGVMIDHGSADQFFGLITPHGLLELTGIFVAAGAGLRIGWAWIAPGPDRTRGRALAETAREGMVAAVGLIGLFAVSALIEALVTPAPMPTAFRIGIGAMAWLAFLGYVLVLGSRPEPTTH